The Macaca nemestrina isolate mMacNem1 chromosome 17, mMacNem.hap1, whole genome shotgun sequence genome contains the following window.
caggttcctaacaggccacagacggACACTAGTCTGCAGCCTAGGGACTGGGTACCCCTGGGTTAGGTAGTCATGATGGGTGAGGGGTCTGGTGTCATATTGTCCTGATGCAATGATCTggtaagtttcagttccttgatagTACCTGGGAGGCCTGATGGTTGGTTTCTTGAGAAAgtaactcagataagacaaatttaactttctcaagttttaacAATGGGAGaatcaatttctatgtttattcaaagaaaCTATTAACGTCAGTTCTATGGGACAACTGGTCGTATTTCAGGATGCATAAACATCTGCCTGTAACACATAGCCCAACTCACTGGGAAACATCAGAAAACTACTTCAAAGAAAGTCTTAGTCTTCTTGAAAGGAGTCTTCAGCAGCACAACAGCTCACTGCTCTCAGAAGTTTCCTTAGGCTACCTGCCTTCTGTTTGCTTTCATGCATGCATTCATCCACCAAACATTTAACTCAGTACAATTATGTGCAGGTATCACACCAAGGGCTTGTGATATTATGGTGAACAAGTCAAGATCATTGCTCTTTTGGTATTTACATTCTAGTGGtgggagaaaaacaataaaaaatgatacaattaAATGAACTAGATTTCAGATACTGAAAGGAGATAGCAAATGTGACTAAGGAGAGAAGGGCTAATTTAGACCGGGGATGGTGTCCCAGCTAAGATCCAAATAAATCAGCTGTGAAGAAAGCTGACGGacaaagcattccaggcagagaaaaggtTTGAGGGCAGTAAAACAAACTTGAGGTgtttacagaaaagaaagaagtgcaACTAGAGCGTGGTGAACAGGGAGAGAGTGGTAGAAGATAAGGTTAGAGAAGTAGACAGGGTCTGGATTTCCTAGGGTCTTACGGGCTATGGTAGCAAGTTTGGAGTTTTGATCATATTTCACTTAACCTGACTATTCTCAGGAGACCTGAAtttgccttttcctttctctcttaccTTTAACCTTCTAAAGGTTAAAAGTAAAGGCTCTAAAGGCTCTCCACTTTGGTCTCCACTTTTGTACTTTCCCGAGTTTTATGCCTTTGCCTTTAATCATATAATTAAACTGTGCTTTGGCCTGAATCATGTGAGACTGTCAGTCAGTGCATTTGAGATATAATATTGTGCCTTTATCTATATctgtatgtgtatctatatatctatttacATCTCGACCAGGACTGGCTGCATAAATTGCAGGGCccaatacaaaatgaaaatgcaagtccccatgttaaataattattaagaatttttagcagggcatggtggtatgcacctgtaatcccagctactcaggaggctgaggcaagaagatcactggaacttgggaggcagaggttgcagtgagccgagatcatgccactgcactccagcctgggcaacagagtgagactccgtcttaaaaacaaaaaagaatttcaagatgCTGACAGTagagcattaaaaataaacacagggCTTATCTAAGTGGGGTAGGAATCAGGAGTTGGAACCAAACTGAGGATCAGCTAAAAAGTTCCTGGAtagaagcagctttccataagGCACTGGTGTGCCACATCAGTTTACTATCACCATGGCAACGCACAGACCTTACCACCCCTTTCCACGGCAATGACTCTACAAACTGGAAGCTACCACACTCATCccagaaatttctgcataaactgtTCCAtgatttgcatataattaaaagtgggtataactATGAGTGCAAAACTGCCTCTAAGCTGCTATTCTGGGCACAGCATCTGTGGGGTAGCCCCACTCGGCAAGAAGCAGAATCTCCGCTGCTTACTGTACAATGCCACTCCAATAAAAGTTGCTGTTTAACACCACTAGCTTGCTCTGGAATTCTCTTCTGGGCcaagccaagaaccctcctgggctaagccccaatttAGGGGCTTGCGTGTCCTACATCATAAGTGAGGGGCCCTTTTAAGAGCAGGGTCTTGTGTGACTGCACAGGTCATATTTTCATGAAGCTGGTCCTGATTTTGATAAACATTACTTGAATTAATAAATGCCTTCTATTGAtaaatgatttgttttcctttcatattATCTGTCAATCATATAAACTCAAGAGCTTTTAAATGGAGTAGCTCCTCAAAAAGATGGCACAGAGGCCACTGCCAGGAAATAAGAAACTAAGATATCAAAACCGACTGAGACGACTTCAGGGCATTATTGTGCACTAATTGGAAAACAATAATTACCCTGCCTTTTCTTAAGCAAACACAATATATTTGTACTTACTGTTTATTCAAATACATTACTCTTATTCTTTTAGATACAAGTATTGTAATAAATAGCTACTAAATAAACAGTTGTTAGTATTGTTGGAATTACTGTTAGATATTTCACATTCCTAAATGAGTTCAGGAGCTTTATTAGGAAAACCACCAGAAAATACAGTTCAGTGATGACCACCATATTAAGACTGAAGACCCAATTTCCTTAACTTATggattaaaaataccaaaatttaaaataatacacctTTATAATCCACAGAAAGCCTAAAAATCAATAATCAGATAAGAAAATATTATGTGAATATCAAAATGGCTTATATGAAAAATAACTTACATAACTTATTTTACCTGATATATAAAATTGGACATGATTATAGCTAACCAGAAAGAGTTTACAAGGTCTAATTGTTTATTGCTGAAGAATAATATTGCAAATTAACGGTGTCAAATCTAAAATGTTAGTCCAGCTCTTGATATTTAAAACATGTAATCAACACCTATACCTACAAAACAGGGTTGGATTAGCCCTGCCCTGAGGAGCTCTCATTCCATTCATGGTATAACCCATTATTTGGCATTAGTTATCATAACGATTTACGCATTATTACAAGCACACTCAGACTCACAAAAATCGCAGCCCAGGCTTATGCATTCATTTaaaacttcagagaaaaaaatatacatttcagCATCTCCCAGTGTTGTGTTGTTATTGTATCTATGCATATTGACAGACCTTTCATCATCATGAGAACTCCTTGTATCCAGGTTATAACCTTGGTCTCTGACCCCAGTCCTATGCTCAACTCTGTCTAAACTGTTCTAGCTTTGAAATAACTTCAAATGTGCCATCTTATAAACAGGCATCTAACCACGTTAATGATGATTTTCACCTGAGACAAAAGTAAAGCAGTATTTCCTAACATAGAAAAGAAAggcttctgtgtttttgttgttgttttgttgtcaTTCATTGCAAAGCTGCTTTCTACAAGATGCAGTAAAAATAGCAAGTTGTACGGAGTCAGAAAAAATCCAGGCTTAAACTCCAGCTCTGCCACGACCCAACTGATTAGGCTTGGACAAGTTAACTCATCATTCTAAGCCTGCTTCCCCTATTCATGGACTGAGCTTGGGAAAAGAGTAGCGGAAACGGCCTATGTGTCTAGAACCAAACTTCCTAACCggcctttcctccttcctcctaccCCTTCTAAAATGTCTGCAGCTGAACTTCCTAAATacagttttctctttccttcttcctcgtCACTTTTGTCTTGCTGAGTTTTTGGATGGTGTCCAGTGGGCAGCATATTTAATACCCAGCTTTGGGCTGACATACCAGGCAGAGATGAATTCACTTGTCTGGGGTCAAGCTTTCAGCCATAGTAATCTGCTTACATATGGGGGGAATTGAGCAAATAAGTACATACATTGAAGATAAAGGTAGCCAGATTTCCTGCTGTTGAACACACAAATGCATACTTGTTTATACACACAAATTCTCTAGGGTCTCTCTGCTGAGAAAGGCCAGTAATGAACACCTCTAGTGCTCAGAGCTTGTTTTTAAATACGACTTTCCACTAAAGAAACCAAAATTCCTGGCAGAAACGGCTGATTCCAAGGCAGGTCAGGAAAATACAAGATAAGCGTGGCACGTTGTTGTGCTAGAAAATAAGGAAGTGATCAAAGAATGATGGAAACATGTCAAAAAGGGGCTTCTATTGGCTAAGTCTAAGAAAATTTGAAGTTAGAactaaaaaaaatgtaataaattgaTTAAAATTTGAATTCATGAGTCTATGCTgatgtaaacaaataaacaagaaatatatGGCATAGCAAGGAAAACTCTACCTTACAGTAAAATGCCAACTAATAAATCTAGAAGGATTGATAACATTAGAAAGTTGTCATTTGGCATCCATCACAGTAATAACAGATTCAAACAAGAAgcatcaatggatgctaaatcTGGAAGAAGAAAGGATGATGGGAAACACAATATTTACAGTCTCGAAGCTTCTCCCTACAAAACACAAAGATTCTCCCCACAAAACACACATCGCCTATTAATTTATGAATGTGACATATTTGCTAATTCACCTTGTAACAgagaaacctggcagagacaatcTTAAAGAAACAGAAGTTAACAACATGAAGCCATGGAATAAATTGAGATCATGTGAGACCTAAGAGGACTCACTGACTGAAGCACAGCATCTTCTCTATGATATTCCTGTCAAGGGGTCACAaacatgaggaaacatcagacaaacctaTACTGAGGAACATTTAATCACATAACCAGCCTGTATTCCTCAAAAATGTCAAAGTCATGAAAGATAAGGCTGGGTATggtatctcacgcctgtaattccagcactttgggagaccaagatcacttaaggccaggagtttgaaaccagcctgagcaacccaGCAAGATCttgactctcaaaaaaaaaaaaaaaaaaaaagaaagaaaaaaaagacaagactggCAACTATTCCAGAAGAGGCATGACAACTAAAATCAACGAGTAATCCTGGATTAAATCCTAGATCTAAAATGGAAATGATTGGGACAAATGGGGTAGTTTACATAGCGTCCATGAATAACATGACGTAAAGAACTTAATGTATATCCCCCCAAAaccatatgttgaagccctaacctcccaGTGTAGCTGTATTTGGATTAGGAAGTAATTATGGTTGAATGAGGTCCTAAGGGTGGGAACCTGATCTCATGGGattggtgtctttataagagacATATAAGAGCTCATTTACTCCAATCTATGTAAGGTCACAGCAAGATGGCAGATGTCTACAAGCCAGGAACACCCCTCACCAGGAAGTGAATCAGTTGATACagtgatcttggactttccagccttcagaactgtgagaaacaagtatttctgttgtttaagcaaccagtctgtggtattttgttatcgGTAGTCCAAGCTGACTACATATGGTAATACTGGATAAATATTAACTTACGGTTTTGATGCCTGCTCTGTGGTTTGGAAGGAGAAAGTGTCCTTGTATTAGGAAATAAACAAGTAAGTATACAGATAAAGACTGAACAATCTTCATCATTCCCTAATCTTGGTGAAGAGTATACAAGAAATTTGAGTACTATCATGTtgcagaaatgttttaaatggttTAATATGTTTGTTAATTGGACATTGAACTAAATGATGTTCTACACAtttcattcaaaatataaaaaaccaaaatatttgtcATTCAGAAGTGTTTCATAAACATGAACTGTCATTTCACATTATCATACTAAGATCAGATACGatgcatattttctttcattaaagtAGAAAGCTACAAAGACCAACACCACTTCATTGCTATCAATATCACTGTACATAAGAGTTTCATTTTGCAAttattatacaaaaaataaaatactggagtCCAAGACGAAGACTGTATTACTGACATATATTTATACTGCTACCTGGAGCTACAAGGAAGGGGTGCCTGGAGAAAAAGAATGGTGAGTGGAAATGTATTGTTGGTGTCGGGGATTTCAGTCTATGTTGTAAGAAAATTAAAGTACGAGAAATCTCATAGTTTAATTCTAGAAGAGCTGAGAATCTGGTACAAGAACCAAGGCGTATGCAGATGAAAAAGATTTTCAAACACTGTCATAACACAATATGAATAAATTTGTAGAATCATGGAGACCTGAAATTTTTAAGACAGTATGCCAGAGTATAGAAAGAAGTCAGAAGGTATTTAGATTTTATTGGTTCTGCAATTTTCTGGCCCTGTGACCACAAATTAATCAATTACTCACTCAAGGTGACTTTCATCACTCATGTGGACTACTGCAATTGCTTCCTAATTGTTCTACTTCCATTCCTCCCCCTACCTTTAATCTATTCTCCACAAAGTAAccaatatcttttaaaaaatgtgagtcAGATCATATCACTTGTATGAGTCAAACATTCCAATAGCTTCCTATTacttttagaataaaatccaaaccctTGGGCATGGCTTTAAAGGCTGGTATTACCAGGCCTTTGTTACCTGTTCTGACCCCATTTCCAACCACTTTCCACTCTGCTCACTATGTTGGGAACACAGTGGCCTCCTTTCTGTTCTTCAATCATTCTAGCTCTTTCCTTCCCCTGGGCCTTTGCTTGGCCTGGAATCGTCATTGAGCAGGTAGCTCCTTATCACCATTCAGGTCTAAATTCAAATGTCACTTCTTCAAAAGGACCTTACTTTACTACCCCTTCTCATCACTGTCAATCATATTATGTTACTCCATTGTCTTCACTGTACTGATTGTTCATCTGAAGTTCCCTTATTTAGGTAACTGTTACTTGATTATTTTCTGAGTTCCTCAGTAGAAAGGACACTCCATCACAGAAGTGATCTTCCGCCTTGTTCTGTGCTATAGCGCCAGCAGGTCGATTGGTGTCAGGCTCACAGTTGagaggcaataaataaataaaatgtcgaATGACTACTTAAATTTTCTCAGGCCTCCAAGTTCCTCATCCACATAGTGGGGTATAATTATACCTGCTCTGACCATTAGAAATGGCCAGGTAGCAAGTAGAAATACAGCCTAACTTCTAACTTAATTCTTACTGTGCCTCGGTCATCATGAAAGTCGCGTTATATGAATATTCTCATttactgttatgatttccattttacaagTAAGGACACCAGGTCTTAGAGAGGGCAAGTAACTGATCTAAGGGCACAGGGCCATGGTGAGGACCCGGGTAAAATTCTAGAACTGCCTAACCTCAGAACCTGAGCTCTTAACTGCTATTTTATCGTTTCTAGAAAGATGCTTCCTTCTAATACAGTAAAATCCGCTACGCTGTCTGTCCCCCTCGAGTTCGTCCTGTGGGACAACTGAAGAAAGCTATTACATCCCCCCAAGGGCTTCTTTTCTTTCAGTCTCTCCTTAAATGGCCCTCCTGTCCTGGTCACTCTCTCCCGAACAAACTTCAGCTTGACAGCCTCCCTCTTGCTCCAGCTGTGTGGTGATTTCCACTGGCCAAGTTGTAAAAAGGCATCAGAGCAGGGGAAGCCGACTGCCCACGGCCTGAGAAAATGCAGGCATCGTGGGTGTCCATGAGGGCTGCGGTTAACGCAGCAAGGCTTCCTGAGAGAGGTGATCCCCGAACCAAGTCCAGGGCAGTAAGCACAGGAGCCAGCGGCCAGGGGACCCCGGGAGAAAAGACCGCGGGAGAGCGTCGCCGGGGCTGCCGGGTGGAGACAAAGGCTGGTGGAGTTTAAATAAAGATCACAGGCACAACCCCAAGTGATGGCAAGCTTGCACGCGGACGGGCTAAACGCATTTTCCTAAACGTTAAGAGACGCTCTGGCGGGAAGCGAAGTGGGAGGAACGGTCACAAAGCAAAACGCAAACTTACCCGTAATCTGGCAACCCGGCCTCCGTAGCCCTACTGCAAGCGCTGCCACCTGAGGAGCCTGGTAGCCAAGGCAGCGGCAGGCTCAACCCAGATCTCGCGAGACGGAGCAGGCCTCGCGAGATTTGACCTCGTCCCTGAGAGGCTGGTGTGTGTTAGTTCAGGGGGTTATGGGAGGGCTCTGGTATCCGGGATGGAGGGGCGTCGCTTTCTGTGGTTGGCGTTGGATCCACCCTGGGTCTCCAGCCAGGGCTGCAGAGAGGGTAGAGCCATTTCTTAGGCCAGCGTGGAGTGGGACAGGAGGTGCCGAGAGAGGACTGAGGTGGCTTGGGACATGGAAGCACTGCAGCCTTCCAGCCCGGCATCCAGCACTGCAGCCGCCGCGGCGGCCCAAGAGCTCCGACCCTTTCACGCGCGCGCATGTGGAGGAATGGCGGCGGCGGAACAAAACGACCCTCACTTACGTGGCCGCTGTCGCCGTGGCCATGCTGGGGGCGTCCTACGCTGCCGTACCCCTTTATCGGCTCTATTGTCAGGTAGGGGCCGCGCTGCCCGCAGGGTGGCGCAGATGCGAGAGGTGGGGGTGCAGGACAAATCCCGGGACAAGCCCTCGCTCTGCGGGTCGTAGGTGGAAGAGGTGTCCGATATTATCTACCTAAGAGGAGAGAGGTTCAGAACAGCCACTTAACACCCAAAGCCACCAAAGAAATTGGTGGCAGAACTGCAAGTAGCACCCAGTTCCTCTTAGTGATTGTGCTTATCCTGTGCTGCAGACTCCCTCATCTATGAACTGCACctcgtccaaaaaaaaaaaaaaaaaaaggtccgcAGCCTCTAATCGGGTATCCAGCAGTCTGCCTTACTCTCCTGCGCACACAcgcttttaaaatgtatattattcaTACATTCAGTCTGCAAACCACATGTGGTTTATGTGCTAAGGGTAACTCTGGAAATTGGGCTTATCGTGTTTCTTGTGCTTAAACTGGGATTAGCAGTTCCTCCATACAAAGAGGCATGAATTAGGCCTTTGAGGCTCTCTCTCCCGCCCCTTTTAATATATAACTGTGATGTACTTAACCTGGAATCTCTTAAGTACATTGCAGTGGTTCTGGGAGTGTGGCGCCCAGGACcagcagtatcagcatcaccCGGGAACCTGTTGAAAGTGCAAATTCTAGGGCCCGACTCCAGGACTGAGTCAGAAACATGGGGGGGTGGGACCAGCAGTCTGTATTTTAGTAAGTCCTGCAATTGATTTTGAGGCCAagttttgagaaccactggcaaAGTCAAGTTTCACGTATTTTAGAGATTTAGCGTTTGTCCTTAGCTAATAATTTGCAGCTTTGGCTGGGCATTAGGATCACCCGTGGAGCTTAACGTTAAATACACGTTCCAGGgatcccctaccccagagattCAGGTTAGGAAGTCTAGACTAGGGACAGGAATTTCGGTTTAAAAATCAGGCCACAAGCGAGAGCTACACATTGTGTTCAGTAGGTGTTTAAGATAGTGGCTTCCAAAATTCATTGTACAGCTGCATtgggaatcacctggagagcttctAAAAATCCACACACATTACCTATTTTTATCATAATGCCAGAGTGGGAACCAGGCATCAGTAATTGTCAATTATGTTTTAGGTGATTCCAACGTGCAGGAAAGTTTGGGAATTGCTATTTTAACACCATGACTGGTATTCTTAGCTGGAGTTCACTCTGTCCGTGAGGcacgtttatttatttaaatttgtagagacgaggtctccctgtgttgctcaggctggtctctattcctgggctcaagtgaccctcctgccttggcctcccaaagtgctgggattacaggcgtgagccaccatgcccaggctgtgGAGATTAATTTACCTTTCTTTTAGATGATGAAGCAGCAGAAGGCAAAAGGACTTTTCTTTTCTGGCATAGTCTCCTAATGCCAGCATTTATGTGGGAATGTGCAATAATTGATTTCTGAGGATGAGTATAGAATGTGAATTACTTTTCATCAGAGACCAAACCCAGGCATGAATTCTAAAACTACCAGTTGGTTAAATCATAAGCAGAACTGAATCCAAATCAGCAAATCTAGATCATTCTCAGACTGCCAAGAGTCTGGAGGAGAGTGAAATTTGTCCCTCAGGAAACATTTAATGtgtgaagacatttttggttgtcacagcatGGAGGTGGGGGTATAGGGTGCTATTGGCGTCTAATAGGTAGAGGCTGGGAATGCTGCTAAATAACCAACAAAGCACTGCCTCACccccaaacaacaaaaaattattcagcTCAAAATGTCCATAGTGCTAAGATTGAGAAACTCTGCCCCAAACTGAAATAATTGATAATACTGTGTGTGAAATGTGCCCACATGCAATCATAGGTCAGGAAGGCAAATGTAATTTGTAATCTATCAGGTTCTTAGGGCTAGTAGCACAACTAGAATAGCGATCAGGACATCTTTTCAGTGCAGTTTTCTAGTCTTTTTGTctattttactttctctaggCATTGAACTTAGAAATTTGAAGAATCCATGTTCAA
Protein-coding sequences here:
- the LOC105476756 gene encoding cytochrome c oxidase assembly protein COX11, mitochondrial isoform X4 is translated as MGGLWYPGWRGVAFCGWRWIHPGSPARAAERVEPFLRPAWSGTGGAERGLRWLGTWKHCSLPARHPALQPPRRPKSSDPFTRAHVEEWRRRNKTTLTYVAAVAVAMLGASYAAVPLYRLYCQTTGLGGSAVAGHASDQIENMVPVKDRILKISFNADVHASLQWNFRPQQTEIYVVPGETALAFYRAKNPTDKPIIGISTYNVVPFEAGQYFNKIQVWETETSPLF
- the LOC105476756 gene encoding cytochrome c oxidase assembly protein COX11, mitochondrial isoform X3 encodes the protein MGGLWYPGWRGVAFCGWRWIHPGSPARAAERVEPFLRPAWSGTGGAERGLRWLGTWKHCSLPARHPALQPPRRPKSSDPFTRAHVEEWRRRNKTTLTYVAAVAVAMLGASYAAVPLYRLYCQTTGLGGSAVAGHASDQIENMVPVKDRILKISFNADVHASLQWNFRPQQTEIYVVPGETALAFYRAKNPTDKPIIGISTYNVVPFEAGQYFNKIQQSEKDCYWFDEETNFQGS